The genomic interval TACGGTAAGAGTATTGGCGCATTTAATGAATTAGAGATGTACAATGATGGTTTGTTTGTATATAATCATTTAAAAAAGAATTTCAAAGAAGAGAATATTGTGGTTTATGGGTTTTCTTTAGGAGGTACTTTTGCTACCAAAATAGCTTCAGTAAATAACCCGAAAGAATTAGTTTTAGAAGCTCCTTTTTACAACTTTAAAAAAGCAGCGACTTATAAGTTTAAGTCTGTTCCAACCTTTTTGTTGAAATACCAATTTAGGTCTGATAAGGACATTTCTAAAGTAAGATGTCCTATTACACTGTTTCATGGTAATAAAGACACTACCACTTCTTATAAGCAATCTAAAAGGTTGTTGGTATTAAATACATCAACTAAAAATAAGTATATAGAGATTGATGGAGGTACGCATCATAATATTAGAGAATTTGCCATTTATAAAGAGAATTTAAAAGAAATCTTAGAGCGATAGTACTTCTTAAAATTTATAAATCGTATTTTTGATCACTTCAAAGAATAATAAAATGAGTAGTATTAAGAAAATTTTAAAGAAGAAGAAATTCGTCAAAATAAAGCTAAAAAAAATTGCGACCAATCACTTGGAATTAAAAGCAACAATTAATGGTGTAAAAGGGCGATTTATTCTAGATACAGGTGCTTCTAACTCTTGTGTAGGATTAGATATGATTACTCATTTTAATTTGGAAGCTGTAGAAAGTGAAACCAAAGCAGCTGGGGCAGGAGCAACAGATATGGAAACGTTACAGTCTGATAATAATTCTTTAAAAATAGGAAGTTGGAAAACAAATAAATGTCATTTAGTGTTGTTCAATTTATCGCATGTTAATACAGCTTTAACGCAACACAAAGCAAAAGAAGTACATGGAATTATTGGTGCAGATGTGCTACAAAAAGGAAAAGCATTTATAGATTATCATAAAAAAGTTTTATACTTAAAGAAAACAAAGAAATAATTAATTTAAAATAAAATACAATGAGTTTGCAGAAACAAGTAATGGATAAAATGAAAGAAGCAATGAAAGCAAAAGATACCGTTGCTTTACAAGCTTTAAGAGCGGTTAAATCTGCCTTTTTATTAGCGAAAACGGAAACAGGTGTTCAAGCAGAAATTACGGAAGAGCAAGAAATTAAAATTATTCAGAAGCAAGTTAAACAAAGAAGAGACAGTGCAGCTATCTTTATAGAACAAGGTAGACAAGATTTAGCCGATCCAGAATTAGCTGAATTAGCTGTTTTAGAACAGTTTTTACCAGAAGCCTTATCAGAAAAAGAAATTGAAAGTGTTGTTATTACTACGATTACCAAAGTAGGGGCATCCGGAATGAAAGATATGGGAAAAGTTATGGGAATTGTTTCTGCTGAATTAGCAGGTAAAGCAGATGGTAAAACCATTTCTACTTTAGTAAAAAAGAATTTAATGTAAAAAATATTTTGTTTTCTTTATAGAAAACAAAATGGCTGTGTAGTTCAACTGGATAGAATATCAGATTTCGGCTCTGAGGGTTGGGGGTTCGAATCCCTTCGCGGTCACAAAAAAAAGGCTAAGAATTACATTTTGTAATTCTTAGCCTTTTTTTGTCAATTAAGATTATTCTAATTATTCAATAACTACTTTTTTACTTAGGGTACCTTTGTTGCTATACATTTTTATAATGTATAGTCCTTTTGGTATTTGATTTTTTATGGCTAGCTTGTAGCTATTTTTCTGTTCTGTAATGTTCCATAAGCTTGTTTTTTTACCAAGTATATTAAAAAGTTCTATTTTCTGTATTGTTATTTCTTGATTTTTAGAAATTACAATATTTTTATTTTGATTATCAGCATAAATAGTAGTTTCGTTAATTAGTGTATTGTTTTCTAGTTTAAGTGTGTTAGAGGTAGATTCTCTAAAAGCTAAAACAAAACGATTAGAACAGATACCTTTATCTAAGGTTAAATTGATTTTTCCATTTTTTATGTTGTATGAAACTCCTGTAAGTTTATCTTTTATGTAAATTTCTCTGGAAATATTTTGAATTTTATCTACCATTAAATCTACCTGTCCAGAATACCCCATTGTAATTTCTAATGGAACTTCTAAATCATCAGAAATTTCTTGCACACCAGTAATTACATATTTTCTATGATCATCCTTAAATTTCCAATAGATGTCAGTTTCATTGTCGATAAATGACTCCGCATCGTAACCTTTTTCATAATCAAATGAATTTGTTGCTTGAAAAGAGATTGCTATTTGATGATGTAACCTTAAATTTTCTGTATTTGTATATTCAAACCCTAATTTAATGATTGGTAATAATTCATTATTTTTTGTAAATTCAGTTTTGTTACTTCTGTGATCTTCAAAATTTTTATTATAATAGCCTTCTTTAGGTGTGGAGGCTTTACAGAATTCTGATGATGACCCTCTATTTGGTATTATATTGGCAAAAGTTTTAATATTTAAGAAAACGGATAGAAATACTATTAAATAGATAATTCCTTTTTTATAAGTTTTCTTTTCTTTAAGATGTTGGTTTTTAGAAAAATTGAAGTTTTTTAAAAATAATTTCTGAGTGTTGTTAGTGTTATTCATTTTTTTGGGGGATTATATTAAATAAACAATGTGTTAAATAGAATTACAGGGAATAGGCAAAAGTTTTAGTGTTAAAGAAAATGGATAGAAGTAAACACTATTAAAAAGACAAGTTCTTTTTAATGGTGTTTTTTAGAAAAGTTGAATATTTTAAAAAATATTTTCTTGGTATTTTAGTGTTATTCATTTTTTGGGGGATTATATTAAATAAATACTATTTTAAAAGTAACTAAATAATATTGGGTTTGCTAATTTTTACCCTATAAATGATTAAAAAATGTTAATTACTGTCTTATTACTTAATAAAATAGGGTTTTTGTTGGGGATTCAGTAGTTTTTTTAGGTCGTAGTCACGATATTTCCTAATTATTATACTTATAAAAAAAGAATAAAAAAAAGCTGAATAATGATTTCATTATTCAGCTTTAATTAAAATAGTTATTTTTAGTGTTTATTCAATAATAACTTTTTTATTTGTTTCACCCTTATTAGTATTCATTTTTACAATGTAAATACCAGTTGGTATTTGCTTCTTGATTTCTAATTGGTAAGTATTTTTTTGTTCCTTAATTTCCCAAACACTTACTTTTTTACCAAGAATATCAAACATTTCTACTTTATTGATTTCTACATCACCATCTTTAGAAACTACAATATTGTTGTTTTCATTGTCTGCATAAATATTTGTAGATGTTGCTAAAATTTCGTCATCTACACTAAGTGCAGCATTTTCTGTAAAATTAAGTACAAAGCGATCTGTATAAACTCCCTTTTCTAAAGTTAAAGTTATTTTCTCGTTTTTAACATCATAAGAAGTTCCTGTGAGTTTATCTGTAATATAGATGTCTCTAGAAACATTTTGAATTTCATCTACCATTAAGTTTACTTGACCAGAATAATCCATTACTAATTCTAAAGGTACTTCTAACTCATTAGATATTCCTTGTACACCTGCAATTACATAGTTGTTATCATCATTAGGGAATTTCCAGTAGATGTCTGTATTACCAATTTGATATACTTGAGAATCATATCCTTTATCAAAATCAAATGAGTTTGTTCCTTGAAAAGAAACTGCTATTTGATGGTGAAGTAATGTTTCTTCTGTGTTCTTGTATTCAAAACCTAGCTTAATAATTGGTAACAAGTTAGTTGTACTTGCTGTTTTGCTGCTTTTTTTGCTTGTTTTAAAGAATACAGATTCATCTCCTTCTGTAACATAAGCTCTTTGGCTATTATTAAAGTTTACTGCTTGTGGTGTTTCTATTACCGCATCTCCTTCAATAAAGAATCCTTGACCCATTGCTATATAAGGTAACGGCTCTTTGTATTCTTGATCGCCTAAACCAGAAGTTCCGCTATCATTATTAATACTAAGGTTTTCTATTCGATCTGCTGCTACTCCTGTAACGAAGTTTATGGTTGCATATCCACCAATGTAACCACCAAATACATGCCCAGCAATTCCATCTCCTTCTCCAAGAACGCTTTCATGATGTTCCCAGAAGTAAAGTGTTCCGGTAGTATTAGCTAAATTATCTTGTATAAATTTCTTAGTATTCATAGCAGAAGGGTAAGGGTTACCAATTAAATAACTTTCTCCTGAAGCTATTTTAGAAGTTGTGCTAAAATCACCATCGTTAGGCGTACCAGAGAATGTATAATTCTGTGCTCTTCCAGGGCCTTTAAAAATATAACCTTCACCTCTGTTTATAGTACCACTTTTATATTGATGTGCCCAATCAGATCTACCATCAGATCCAGGTGCATAGGTGTATATCCAGTAATCAGCTAGTGAAATACCTGTGCTAGTAAATGAACCATCATATCCATCAATAAATGTAATTTCCTTTGGATTACTTGGGGCAGTACCGTCTCTTAATACACCTTCTATTGTGTAGTTGTTTACGCCAGAATTAACAGGAGAACTCATGTAACCATATCTATATAAACTTGGTATTTCTGAGTTTTGATCTACTAAAAGGTTCCCCATAGTTCCAGAAACAGAGCTCGTAATTGTACTTGTACCTGTATGTGTTTGTACTAATTGAGCTAAAGTACCTGCTAAACGAATATCTCCATCTAAAGTAATATCATTAGTTACTACTAATAATTGGTCTGTTACTGTTAGTTTTTTACTTGCATTTACTTTTAATTTTCTAGCACTTAATCTATCTTCAGAATGTTCGAAATTTTGATCAATTACTACTGAACGAGATCTATCTGGATATCCATTTGTATAAACATTGTTACTATTTGTTGAAGTAGTAATATCAATTCTATGTAATCCTAATAAAGTATTAGACTCTACATTAGAAGATGTAATTTCAGAGATTAAAGGATCTTGAGGGTGCCTTTTAGTTCCTGTAACATCTGTTTCTCCTACTAATTGAAATGGTGTTATTGCATCATCTATAAATACTACCCAATCATTTGCGTTATAATCTTTGTTTGTTGTTAAACTTTCGTCTATTCTAACAACAGAAGTGTTGTTAGTAACATTAGAAACAACATCATATCTATGATCCCAAGAATAAACTCCATTAGATGCAGATAATATAATGATATCGTTAATAGTATCATCTAAATCTGTTAATGCATCATTATCTACAATTGTTCTACCTGTTACTAATTCTGGAGTAAGAGTATTACTCGAGTTTCTAAATAATACTGATTTCCCAGCAAGTAAAGGAGTTGTTAAAATGTAAGAAGCATTAGGAGCAATATTTGTTTGA from Polaribacter sejongensis carries:
- a CDS encoding alpha/beta hydrolase, with translation MIYLVYSLLLIIGIVFIGLYLFQEKFIFLNGNKLDKNYQYNFTNKFEDVFVKTDGNNVVNALHFQLPNPKGVVLFCHGNKGNLTKWGDRVSYFLEYNYEVFVFDYRNYGKSIGAFNELEMYNDGLFVYNHLKKNFKEENIVVYGFSLGGTFATKIASVNNPKELVLEAPFYNFKKAATYKFKSVPTFLLKYQFRSDKDISKVRCPITLFHGNKDTTTSYKQSKRLLVLNTSTKNKYIEIDGGTHHNIREFAIYKENLKEILER
- a CDS encoding retropepsin-like aspartic protease; this encodes MSSIKKILKKKKFVKIKLKKIATNHLELKATINGVKGRFILDTGASNSCVGLDMITHFNLEAVESETKAAGAGATDMETLQSDNNSLKIGSWKTNKCHLVLFNLSHVNTALTQHKAKEVHGIIGADVLQKGKAFIDYHKKVLYLKKTKK
- a CDS encoding GatB/YqeY domain-containing protein, which produces MSLQKQVMDKMKEAMKAKDTVALQALRAVKSAFLLAKTETGVQAEITEEQEIKIIQKQVKQRRDSAAIFIEQGRQDLADPELAELAVLEQFLPEALSEKEIESVVITTITKVGASGMKDMGKVMGIVSAELAGKADGKTISTLVKKNLM
- a CDS encoding T9SS type A sorting domain-containing protein, giving the protein MNNTNNTQKLFLKNFNFSKNQHLKEKKTYKKGIIYLIVFLSVFLNIKTFANIIPNRGSSSEFCKASTPKEGYYNKNFEDHRSNKTEFTKNNELLPIIKLGFEYTNTENLRLHHQIAISFQATNSFDYEKGYDAESFIDNETDIYWKFKDDHRKYVITGVQEISDDLEVPLEITMGYSGQVDLMVDKIQNISREIYIKDKLTGVSYNIKNGKINLTLDKGICSNRFVLAFRESTSNTLKLENNTLINETTIYADNQNKNIVISKNQEITIQKIELFNILGKKTSLWNITEQKNSYKLAIKNQIPKGLYIIKMYSNKGTLSKKVVIE